The sequence TCTCTCTTTGGACGACTGATATCCCGAAAAGTTTGTATATAAAAGTTATATTTATAACTTTCCAAAATGGAAAGTTGCAGAGATAAAACTTCTCGAAAAAAGGAAAGTTCGAGGTTGCCAGGGATTGGTAGCTGGGAATCGCCAACTAGaaatcacccccccccccccccaatcgaGGGATTTCCGACAGGTCCTTCCCACACTCAAGCACGTCTTGAAGCTCCTgctagtttttcaaaaaaaaaaaagaagaagaaaagattgGTACCATGGAAGTAAGCTTAATGATGCCAAGCAGAAAATGGCATAAATAATCAGacagaaaatttgaaatttcagCCAGTATGTTACAGGTTGATATCAAAGACCATCACTGTCATCATCTGTGGACTCCATTTATTTTCATTATCAAGGAATGCTATTTATTCAAGTTCGAGATACTGGACCAAGAAAACTATGACAGAAAGAGCAGAAACTGCAGTTTCAGTTTACTGGGGACTCAACCTTTTTACTCTGCTCATGAAGGAATGTATTCTCTCAGGGTCCTTCCGTAAACCGTCAGGATAACATATGCCACTGCTAACATCCAGGCCATCTGGATTTAGAGCAGAAGCAGCTTGGCATACATTGTCCTCGTGAAGGCCTCCTGCTAATAGCCAGCCATTCTTGCTATTGACAGATGGCATTTGGAATTTCTCCCAGTTGAACCCTTTGCCACTGCGAATGCATCCGGATagattttatcagatttattatccACTCCAGGTATGGCTTTTACAAAACAATGATTTTAATGTACAATGTGGTCAAGGAAAAGGATCCTGTGAAATTGATAACTGGATAGAATCAAAATGCTTGTGGAGTATGAATTATTGGTCCAAGAGCTAAACCAAGGCATTAGACATTACACAGACCAAAGCGAAACTTAATACCTGCCACCCTTTGCACTGTCCACCAAAAACCAATCGACAACATATTCTTCACTTGGAGGAGCATTGATAAGTTTACCATCCTCATCAACATTAAGCACATATATAATTCGATTATTCTTCCAAAGCACAGGAAGTAGTTCTCGGGAGCTATCTCCATGGAGCTGCAAGCAATGGGTCAGTAAATAATAATAGATTATGCTTACCTCAGTTATATAGAGCACAAAATAGTAGGGAAGAAAATGTACCTGGATAAGTTCAAGGTCACATGAATCGGACGCTCTCAAGATGgtctcttcatcatcatctacAAACACGCCAACTGGTTCAGCCCCGTAAGATTTGGCTACTCTGGATATCTCCTTGGCCTCAGATAATGGGACTGAGCGTTTGGAATTGGGCCAAAGAATCATCCCAATAAGTTTAGCGCCAGCCTTTGCAGCTATTGCGGCATCCCTTGCAGATGTAATGCCACACATTTTGACTACAGGCTCATTTCTTTTGGCCTCGTCCAAACTAGATGATAAAGGTTTGGGAGTAATAGTTTGCTTAGCAAAACAGGTTATTCTAACTGCAGATGATCTCAGGTGCCCTGCAAAAGGTACTGAGTATAAGAACTAAAAGAGCTTGTATCATCACAAAATTCAGACGTGGCAATGACTGAAAAATACCAAATGTGAAAGAAGCACATAAAAAATTAATTGGGTTCTCATTGTCAAAATATAGGAAGCTTATTGTAACCTTGAGTTCATCTAACAATCCCTTCATCATATATAAGACAAGGAAAATCAAGAATATTAAAACTATACAGCTTACAATTTCCATCCACCGTCCTGATTAGTGAAAAACAAAACATTtgttatggccaaaacaaatAGTACTTGAGAAAAAAATTAAGCTCCAAACTTTACACAAGGGTATTCGCATGAACTGAAACATGCAAGAAAATAGTCAAGACGCGGTTTACGCGGCAGAGCTTGCACCTAAATCAAGCAGGGACCAGATAGAGAAGAACTATGGATACGGTGATTATTCAAAGTTTAGCTTAGCTTACCACCTAATTGGGTTTCGAAAGCTCATGGGCTCATAGCCATATCGCTGATGCATCAGGAAAAAAACGTTTAAAAGCTTACCACTGTTTGGCGTCAAAGCAATCCGCAGAGGCTGTCTTGTGGAGATCGGCGGCGCCATCGCTGCTTGGTGaccaaaaaagagaagaaaaaaggaaacaCTTGAGACTGACCGAGAACAGATGGAACAGTGAATGAGACATTCCATCGAACGGGTGGCGGCCAGTGGCCGCACCACCACAGTTTCAAGAGAAATCTGGCCTGAGCCCGAGGGACCCATTTCTAAATTCTCTACCGAGGAATGCGATCCACGTTCAGAACGAATTCTCGATCGAGTTGCTA comes from Panicum virgatum strain AP13 chromosome 4K, P.virgatum_v5, whole genome shotgun sequence and encodes:
- the LOC120703521 gene encoding N-(5'-phosphoribosyl)anthranilate isomerase 1, chloroplastic-like isoform X1 → MVTAMAPPISTRQPLRIALTPNSGHLRSSAVRITCFAKQTITPKPLSSSLDEAKRNEPVVKMCGITSARDAAIAAKAGAKLIGMILWPNSKRSVPLSEAKEISRVAKSYGAEPVGVFVDDDEETILRASDSCDLELIQLHGDSSRELLPVLWKNNRIIYVLNVDEDGKLINAPPSEEYVVDWFLVDSAKGGSGKGFNWEKFQMPSVNSKNGWLLAGGLHEDNVCQAASALNPDGLDVSSGICYPDGLRKDPERIHSFMSRVKRLSPQ
- the LOC120703521 gene encoding N-(5'-phosphoribosyl)anthranilate isomerase 1, chloroplastic-like isoform X3, coding for MSGGADFCLPFLATRSRIRSERGSHSSVENLEMGPSGSGQISLETVVVRPLAATRSMECLIHCSICSRSVSSVSFFLLFFGHQAAMAPPISTRQPLRIALTPNSGHLRSSAVRITCFAKQTITPKPLSSSLDEAKRNEPVVKMCGITSARDAAIAAKAGAKLIGMILWPNSKRSVPLSEAKEISRVAKSYGAEPVGVFVDDDEETILRASDSCDLELIQLHGDSSRELLPVLWKNNRIIYVLNVDEDGKLINAPPSEEYVVDWFLVDSAKGGSGKGFNWEKFQMPSVNSKNGWLLAGGLHEDNVCQAASALNPDGLDVSSGICYPDGLRKDPERIHSFMSRVKRLSPQ
- the LOC120703521 gene encoding N-(5'-phosphoribosyl)anthranilate isomerase 1, chloroplastic-like isoform X2, with protein sequence MAPPISTRQPLRIALTPNSGHLRSSAVRITCFAKQTITPKPLSSSLDEAKRNEPVVKMCGITSARDAAIAAKAGAKLIGMILWPNSKRSVPLSEAKEISRVAKSYGAEPVGVFVDDDEETILRASDSCDLELIQLHGDSSRELLPVLWKNNRIIYVLNVDEDGKLINAPPSEEYVVDWFLVDSAKGGSGKGFNWEKFQMPSVNSKNGWLLAGGLHEDNVCQAASALNPDGLDVSSGICYPDGLRKDPERIHSFMSRVKRLSPQ